Proteins found in one Haloferax litoreum genomic segment:
- a CDS encoding bifunctional nuclease family protein gives MKHRAVVRGIGVGVGEDGSSVPAVILEARDEFLPIVITSDQAQAIQLGLSGEQFERPLTHDLLVEMVTEFGGAIDSIRIDDISNGTFYAKVDAERYQHGEAQTFVFDARPSDAISLAIRVDCPILISDGVLDAAGQPPEAFDVDFDE, from the coding sequence ATGAAACACCGTGCCGTGGTCCGTGGTATCGGGGTCGGTGTCGGTGAGGACGGGTCGAGCGTCCCCGCAGTCATACTAGAGGCCCGCGACGAGTTCCTCCCGATTGTCATCACGTCGGACCAGGCTCAAGCCATCCAACTCGGTCTCTCAGGCGAGCAGTTCGAGCGTCCGCTGACACACGACTTGCTCGTCGAGATGGTGACTGAGTTCGGTGGCGCTATCGACAGTATCCGAATCGACGACATCTCGAACGGGACGTTCTACGCGAAAGTCGACGCCGAACGCTACCAACACGGGGAGGCACAGACGTTCGTGTTCGACGCCCGCCCGAGCGACGCCATCTCCCTCGCGATCCGCGTCGACTGCCCGATTCTCATCTCCGACGGCGTCCTCGACGCGGCGGGCCAACCGCCCGAGGCCTTCGACGTCGACTTCGACGAGTGA
- a CDS encoding acyl-CoA thioesterase yields MSERTATLAESQTEMTELLLPNDTNNLGRALGGAVLHWMDICGAIAAMRFCNRQCVTASMDHVDFIGPIDLGEVAVMEAYVFNVGRTSIDVKVDVHAENPKTDERRKTTTSFLTFVALDDDGTPTPVPRLVCETEAEKELRAEAVAARADQLESVIERMEE; encoded by the coding sequence ATGAGCGAACGTACTGCGACCCTCGCAGAGTCTCAGACGGAGATGACCGAACTCCTCCTTCCGAACGACACTAACAACCTCGGACGCGCCCTCGGTGGGGCCGTCCTCCACTGGATGGACATCTGCGGCGCGATTGCCGCGATGCGCTTTTGCAACCGCCAGTGCGTCACCGCCTCGATGGATCACGTCGACTTCATCGGTCCCATCGACCTCGGCGAAGTCGCGGTCATGGAGGCGTACGTCTTCAACGTCGGTCGGACGAGCATCGACGTAAAAGTCGACGTGCACGCGGAGAATCCGAAGACCGACGAACGACGCAAGACGACCACCTCGTTCCTGACGTTCGTTGCCCTCGACGACGACGGCACGCCGACCCCGGTTCCGCGACTCGTCTGTGAGACCGAAGCGGAGAAAGAACTCCGCGCGGAGGCAGTCGCCGCCCGTGCCGACCAGTTGGAGTCCGTCATCGAGCGGATGGAAGAGTGA
- a CDS encoding DUF4397 domain-containing protein, producing the protein MTNLKRREMLRGIGGVAIIGGLAGCTGSGNTGGGDDSETTTEAEMNETTTSPTPEPEMAMVRVAHLSPDAPNVDVYVDGEVALSDVPFGAVSDYLSVPVGTRMVKVTAAGDESTVAFEGDVPVEEATYTVAAVGELGEGTFEPLILEDDVSLPDADMARVRVVHASPDAPAVDITAGDQTLFDGVEFTQSGSVEVPADTYTLQVRGDTESNDGDAVAEFDVQLAGETVYTVFAAGYLSPPEDAMDKAFRPIAVVDAGMGGGGLLDVDLRAAHLSPDAPNVDVLVDEEVALSDVPFGAVSDYLGLTSGMHQVTIRATEAPDTVVFDAELDLMAGAYTAAAIGELEDGAENAFEVVLLEDDRSAPADDMARIRVFHASPDAPAVDVTVKSADLTLVDGAAFGDTATVEVAAGEYTLEIRGDTEMNDGDVVAEFDVAPEGGRAYTAIAQGYLTTDDEPTDAAFDLQLVADN; encoded by the coding sequence ATGACGAATCTAAAGCGCCGTGAGATGCTGCGTGGAATCGGTGGTGTAGCCATCATCGGTGGCCTCGCCGGTTGTACGGGAAGTGGAAATACTGGTGGCGGAGACGACTCCGAGACAACGACCGAAGCCGAGATGAACGAGACGACGACGTCGCCGACGCCCGAACCGGAGATGGCGATGGTCCGCGTCGCGCACCTCTCGCCCGACGCCCCGAACGTCGACGTATACGTCGATGGCGAAGTCGCCCTCTCGGACGTTCCATTCGGTGCCGTCAGCGACTACCTCTCGGTTCCAGTCGGAACTCGGATGGTGAAGGTCACGGCCGCCGGTGACGAATCGACCGTCGCCTTCGAAGGCGACGTTCCGGTCGAAGAAGCGACCTACACCGTCGCCGCCGTCGGCGAACTGGGAGAAGGCACGTTCGAACCGCTCATCCTCGAAGACGACGTCTCGCTCCCCGATGCCGACATGGCCCGCGTCCGCGTCGTCCACGCGTCTCCCGACGCACCCGCCGTGGACATCACCGCCGGCGACCAGACGCTCTTCGACGGCGTCGAGTTCACGCAGTCCGGCAGTGTCGAAGTCCCCGCTGACACCTACACCCTACAAGTCAGAGGCGACACCGAGTCGAACGATGGCGACGCAGTCGCCGAGTTCGACGTCCAACTCGCCGGCGAGACGGTCTACACCGTCTTCGCCGCAGGCTACCTCTCGCCCCCCGAAGACGCGATGGACAAGGCGTTCCGCCCAATCGCCGTCGTCGACGCCGGCATGGGTGGCGGCGGTCTGTTGGACGTGGACCTCCGCGCAGCACACCTCTCGCCTGACGCCCCGAACGTGGACGTCCTCGTCGACGAAGAAGTCGCCCTCTCCGACGTGCCCTTCGGTGCCGTCAGTGACTACCTCGGACTGACCTCCGGCATGCACCAAGTGACGATTCGCGCGACAGAGGCACCCGACACCGTGGTCTTCGACGCGGAACTCGACTTGATGGCCGGTGCGTACACCGCCGCCGCTATCGGCGAACTCGAAGACGGCGCGGAGAACGCGTTCGAAGTCGTGCTTCTGGAAGACGACCGGTCTGCCCCCGCTGACGATATGGCCCGCATTCGTGTCTTCCACGCCTCGCCCGACGCACCCGCCGTCGACGTGACCGTCAAATCGGCCGACCTCACGCTCGTCGACGGTGCCGCGTTCGGTGACACGGCGACGGTCGAAGTCGCCGCCGGCGAGTACACCCTCGAAATACGCGGCGACACTGAGATGAACGATGGCGACGTCGTCGCCGAGTTCGACGTCGCACCCGAGGGCGGCCGTGCGTACACCGCCATCGCACAGGGTTACCTGACGACGGACGACGAACCCACGGACGCTGCCTTCGACCTCCAACTCGTCGCCGACAACTAA
- a CDS encoding ArsR/SmtB family transcription factor — translation MEGVLWYVLTGTRGGANRIRILRELSERPRNANRLAEELHLDYKTVRHHLDVLVQNGVVEHSGTGYGSVYIPSGQTRQHWDTIERIIAQVTE, via the coding sequence ATGGAGGGCGTCCTCTGGTACGTGCTGACCGGCACGCGCGGCGGTGCAAATCGCATCAGAATCCTCCGCGAACTCTCGGAGCGCCCACGAAACGCGAACCGACTCGCAGAGGAGTTACACCTCGACTACAAGACGGTCCGCCACCACCTCGACGTCCTCGTCCAGAACGGCGTCGTCGAACACAGCGGAACCGGGTATGGCTCTGTGTACATCCCCTCCGGGCAAACGAGACAACATTGGGACACGATAGAACGGATAATCGCGCAGGTGACCGAATGA
- the ileS gene encoding isoleucine--tRNA ligase: MEDIADQYTPADVESVVGEYWDENDAYEATKEAHADDPSFFFVDGPPYTSGQMHLGTAWNKTLKDAVIRHKRMTGHQVTDRPGYDMHGLPIEVKVEEELGFTTKRDIEEFGMEAFIQKCKEFAVRNREAMDEDFQSIGTWMDWDDPYETLSPEYMEAAWWAFSNVADNGLVEQGKRSVNYCPRCQTAIAANEVEYDEITSPSIYVKFPLKEREGNLVIWTTTPWTIPANTFVAVDGEMTYQAVRAEKDGESEVLYLAEPCVEGVLKKGRYEDYEVLDELTGDEMVGWEYDHPLADVLGEYADFEGAGQVYTADYVEADRTGLVHSAPGHGQEDFARGQELGLDVFVPVDDKGEFTEQGGDYAGTFVRDANPAVIEDLDERGNLLHAGEHDHRYGHCWRCDTDIIFLATDQWFITVTDVKDQLLDNIEESEWHPQWARDNRFRDFVSDAPDWNISRQRYWGIPLPIWVPQDPDAEGAEEMIVIGTREELAERVDQDIDPETVDLHRPSVDPLTITEDGVTYERVPDVFDVWIDSSVATWGTLDFPGETEAYEELWPADLIIEAHDQTRGWFWSQLGMGTAATGQSPYKEVIMHGFANDKDGRKMSKSVGNIVTPEEAIERAGRDPLRAYLLSHDQQGVDLSFEWDGLADTQSTLNIFWNVFRFPLPYMDLDGYDPAEADLSEGELTVVDEWVLSRLQTVKAEMHEAWDDYEVHTALNTLLDFITQDVSRFYVKAIRERMWDEEESDSKLGAYATLSTVLAEAIRLIAPYTPYMAEQMYQRLDGSETTVHMLSYPEVDEDLRDEDLEANMAVLRDVEEAAAHARQLGGRKLRWPVSRIVVESNDEGVAEAVEALSDLLSERVNTRSVEVVEVFDELVETAEPQMSVIGPEFGTDAQKIMEAVEGLTRADVEAGVEVDGETYDLTDEMVSYRAEPPENVASAEFEGGSVYVDTTLSDDIESEGYSRDVIRRIQEMRKQLDLDVEEEIDVGVVVDDDRVAGFVEENAGLVADEVRAREFELGTAEGDTVEEWDIEGVSVTIAVTRLD, encoded by the coding sequence ATGGAAGACATCGCAGACCAGTACACGCCGGCGGACGTCGAGTCCGTCGTCGGCGAGTACTGGGACGAGAACGACGCGTACGAGGCGACGAAGGAGGCACACGCCGACGACCCGTCGTTCTTCTTCGTCGACGGCCCGCCGTACACGTCCGGACAGATGCACCTCGGGACGGCGTGGAACAAGACGCTGAAGGACGCAGTCATCCGGCACAAGCGCATGACGGGGCATCAGGTCACCGACCGGCCCGGATACGACATGCACGGCCTCCCCATCGAGGTCAAAGTCGAAGAAGAACTCGGCTTCACCACGAAGCGCGACATCGAGGAGTTCGGGATGGAGGCGTTCATCCAGAAGTGTAAGGAGTTCGCCGTCCGCAACCGCGAGGCCATGGACGAGGACTTCCAGTCTATCGGGACGTGGATGGACTGGGACGACCCCTACGAGACGCTGTCCCCCGAGTACATGGAGGCCGCGTGGTGGGCGTTCTCGAACGTCGCTGACAACGGACTCGTCGAGCAGGGCAAGCGCAGTGTCAACTACTGCCCGCGCTGTCAGACCGCCATCGCCGCGAACGAAGTCGAGTACGACGAGATTACCTCGCCGTCCATCTACGTCAAGTTCCCACTGAAGGAACGCGAGGGCAACCTCGTCATCTGGACGACGACGCCGTGGACCATCCCGGCGAACACCTTCGTCGCCGTCGACGGCGAGATGACCTATCAGGCCGTCCGCGCCGAGAAAGACGGCGAGAGCGAAGTGCTCTACCTCGCCGAACCGTGCGTCGAGGGCGTCCTGAAGAAGGGCCGCTACGAGGACTACGAAGTCCTCGACGAACTCACCGGCGACGAGATGGTCGGCTGGGAGTACGACCACCCCCTCGCGGACGTGCTCGGCGAGTACGCCGACTTCGAGGGTGCTGGACAGGTCTACACCGCCGACTACGTCGAAGCGGACCGCACGGGTCTCGTCCACTCCGCACCCGGGCACGGTCAAGAGGACTTCGCCCGCGGACAGGAACTCGGCCTCGACGTGTTCGTCCCCGTAGACGACAAAGGAGAGTTCACCGAGCAAGGCGGCGACTACGCGGGCACGTTCGTCCGCGACGCCAACCCTGCCGTCATCGAGGACTTAGACGAGCGTGGGAACCTGCTCCACGCCGGCGAACACGACCACCGCTACGGTCACTGTTGGCGCTGTGACACGGACATCATCTTCCTCGCCACAGACCAGTGGTTCATCACAGTCACAGACGTCAAAGACCAACTTCTCGACAACATCGAGGAGTCTGAGTGGCACCCACAGTGGGCGCGCGACAACCGCTTCCGTGACTTCGTGAGCGACGCGCCCGACTGGAACATCTCCCGCCAGCGCTACTGGGGTATCCCGCTCCCCATCTGGGTGCCGCAGGACCCCGACGCCGAGGGCGCAGAAGAGATGATTGTCATCGGCACGCGCGAGGAACTCGCCGAACGCGTCGACCAGGACATCGACCCCGAGACGGTGGACCTCCACCGACCGTCGGTCGACCCCCTCACCATCACCGAAGACGGCGTGACCTACGAGCGCGTTCCCGACGTGTTCGACGTGTGGATCGACTCCTCGGTCGCCACGTGGGGCACGCTCGACTTCCCCGGCGAGACGGAGGCCTACGAGGAACTGTGGCCCGCCGACCTCATCATCGAAGCGCACGACCAGACCCGCGGGTGGTTCTGGTCGCAACTCGGCATGGGAACCGCCGCGACGGGGCAGTCTCCGTACAAGGAGGTCATCATGCACGGGTTCGCCAACGACAAGGACGGCCGCAAGATGTCCAAGTCCGTCGGCAACATCGTCACGCCCGAGGAGGCCATCGAGCGTGCAGGCCGCGACCCGCTTCGCGCCTACCTCCTCTCGCACGACCAGCAGGGCGTCGACCTCTCGTTCGAGTGGGACGGCCTCGCCGACACGCAGTCGACGCTCAACATCTTCTGGAACGTCTTCCGCTTCCCGCTGCCGTACATGGACCTCGACGGCTACGACCCGGCCGAGGCGGACCTCTCGGAGGGTGAACTCACCGTCGTCGACGAGTGGGTCCTCTCGCGTCTCCAGACCGTCAAAGCCGAGATGCACGAGGCGTGGGACGACTACGAGGTCCACACCGCGCTCAACACGCTTCTGGACTTCATCACGCAGGACGTCTCGCGCTTCTACGTGAAGGCAATCCGCGAGCGGATGTGGGACGAAGAAGAGTCCGACTCCAAACTCGGTGCGTACGCGACGCTCTCGACGGTGCTCGCAGAGGCCATCCGCCTCATCGCGCCCTACACGCCGTACATGGCAGAGCAGATGTACCAGCGACTCGACGGTAGCGAGACCACCGTCCACATGCTCTCGTACCCCGAGGTGGACGAGGACCTCCGCGACGAGGACCTCGAAGCTAACATGGCCGTTCTCCGTGACGTGGAAGAGGCGGCGGCACACGCCCGCCAACTCGGCGGCCGGAAACTTCGCTGGCCCGTCTCGCGCATCGTGGTCGAGTCCAACGACGAAGGCGTCGCCGAGGCCGTCGAAGCACTCTCGGACCTCCTCTCGGAGCGCGTGAACACGCGGTCCGTCGAAGTCGTCGAGGTGTTCGACGAACTCGTCGAGACGGCCGAACCCCAGATGAGCGTCATCGGACCGGAGTTCGGTACCGACGCGCAGAAAATCATGGAGGCCGTCGAAGGCCTCACGCGCGCCGACGTCGAAGCGGGCGTCGAGGTGGACGGCGAGACGTACGACCTCACCGACGAGATGGTCTCGTACCGCGCCGAACCACCGGAGAACGTCGCCAGCGCCGAGTTCGAAGGTGGGTCCGTCTACGTCGACACGACCCTCTCCGACGACATCGAGTCAGAAGGCTACTCCCGCGACGTCATCCGCCGCATCCAGGAGATGCGCAAACAACTCGACCTCGACGTCGAAGAGGAAATCGACGTGGGCGTCGTCGTCGACGACGACCGTGTCGCCGGATTCGTCGAAGAGAACGCCGGCCTCGTCGCCGACGAGGTTCGCGCCCGCGAGTTCGAACTCGGCACGGCCGAGGGCGACACCGTCGAAGAGTGGGACATCGAAGGCGTGTCTGTGACCATCGCGGTCACGCGACTCGACTGA
- the dhaK gene encoding dihydroxyacetone kinase subunit DhaK translates to MKKLINEPGDVVDEMLDGMVVAHPELRRLDGTNVLVRGDAPVDGKVAVVSGGGSGHEPTHAGYLGDGMLDGAAAGEVFTSPTADQLNDMIQAVDAGEGVLCVVKNYEGDVMNFDTAAEMAGMEDVDVEQVVVNDDVAVEDSLYTSGRRGVAGTIFVHKCAGAKAAEGADLGEVKAVAEKVIDNVRTMGMALTSCVTPDKGEPTFDLGEDEIELGIGIHGEPGTERADIMSADEITEHLTENVLDDLEVGEGEEVVTMVNGMGGTPLSELYIVNRKLQSMLGDRGIETWDAWVGDYMTSLDMMGCSVSVLRVDDELKDLLGAPAHTPALTVAEE, encoded by the coding sequence ATGAAGAAACTAATCAACGAACCCGGTGACGTGGTCGACGAGATGCTCGATGGCATGGTTGTGGCGCACCCAGAACTGCGCCGACTCGACGGGACGAACGTCCTCGTACGCGGCGACGCGCCGGTCGACGGAAAGGTGGCCGTCGTCTCGGGTGGGGGGTCCGGACACGAACCGACACACGCGGGGTATCTCGGTGACGGGATGCTCGACGGTGCCGCCGCGGGTGAAGTGTTCACCTCGCCGACGGCCGACCAACTGAACGACATGATTCAGGCAGTCGATGCCGGCGAAGGTGTCCTCTGTGTCGTCAAGAACTACGAAGGCGACGTGATGAACTTCGACACCGCCGCAGAGATGGCGGGGATGGAAGACGTCGACGTCGAGCAAGTCGTCGTCAACGACGACGTAGCGGTCGAAGACTCGTTGTACACATCGGGTCGACGCGGTGTCGCAGGGACCATCTTCGTCCACAAGTGCGCCGGCGCGAAAGCGGCCGAAGGCGCTGACCTCGGTGAGGTCAAGGCCGTCGCCGAGAAGGTCATCGACAACGTTCGAACGATGGGGATGGCCCTCACGTCCTGCGTAACGCCTGATAAGGGCGAACCGACCTTCGACCTCGGTGAAGACGAGATAGAACTCGGCATCGGCATCCACGGCGAACCGGGGACCGAACGTGCCGACATCATGAGTGCCGACGAGATTACCGAACACCTGACCGAGAACGTCCTCGACGACCTGGAGGTTGGTGAGGGTGAGGAAGTCGTCACGATGGTCAACGGGATGGGAGGGACGCCCCTGTCGGAACTCTACATCGTCAATCGCAAACTCCAGTCGATGCTCGGCGACCGCGGTATCGAGACGTGGGACGCGTGGGTCGGCGACTACATGACCTCGCTCGACATGATGGGGTGTTCCGTCTCTGTCCTTCGCGTGGACGACGAACTGAAAGACTTGCTCGGCGCACCCGCACACACGCCGGCGCTCACCGTCGCCGAGGAGTAG
- the dhaL gene encoding dihydroxyacetone kinase subunit DhaL, whose translation MADVDTQRDAVIAALDNVAERLTAEKSYLTDLDSAIGDADHGSNMQRGFSKAAEKRDEFADMDPDDIVKTIGTTLISNVGGASGPLYGGSIMFASQELDGGITAETSVAFAEAYLDKVKDRGGAQVGSKTMVDALVPAVHTYKKSIEQDDLPPLEALAKAVDAAERGVQFTTPIKALKGRASFLDWRSVGHQDPGATSTLFIMEELLATAEEYLDGDVERDARAADAVRRDE comes from the coding sequence ATGGCCGACGTTGACACACAGCGCGATGCGGTGATAGCCGCCCTCGACAATGTCGCAGAGCGACTCACAGCGGAGAAATCGTACCTCACCGACCTCGACTCTGCAATCGGTGACGCGGACCACGGGTCGAACATGCAACGTGGGTTCTCGAAGGCGGCAGAGAAACGCGACGAGTTCGCCGACATGGACCCCGACGACATCGTGAAGACCATCGGAACGACACTCATCTCGAACGTCGGCGGAGCATCTGGTCCGCTCTACGGCGGGTCGATAATGTTCGCCAGTCAGGAACTCGACGGCGGTATCACGGCCGAGACGTCCGTTGCGTTCGCCGAGGCGTATCTGGACAAGGTGAAAGACCGTGGTGGGGCACAGGTCGGGTCGAAGACGATGGTCGACGCACTCGTGCCCGCCGTCCACACCTACAAGAAATCTATCGAACAGGACGACCTGCCGCCACTGGAAGCCCTCGCGAAAGCGGTCGATGCTGCCGAGCGCGGTGTCCAGTTCACCACGCCCATCAAGGCGCTGAAGGGGCGCGCGTCGTTCCTCGATTGGCGCTCTGTCGGCCACCAAGACCCCGGTGCGACGAGCACGCTGTTCATCATGGAAGAACTGCTTGCGACGGCCGAAGAGTACCTCGACGGTGACGTCGAACGCGACGCCCGTGCGGCGGACGCCGTGCGGAGAGACGAATGA
- the dhaM gene encoding dihydroxyacetone kinase phosphoryl donor subunit DhaM — MIGLVVVSHSAKAAEGIADVAAQMGGGNARIVPAGGEDGGIGTSPDTIREAIEEADDGDGVVVLVDLGSAVMNTELAIEMATDVNAAIADAPILEGTLNAAVETTSKKATLQSVVERAEEAREYRKLN, encoded by the coding sequence ATGATTGGACTCGTCGTCGTCTCGCACAGCGCGAAGGCGGCAGAGGGAATCGCGGACGTCGCCGCACAGATGGGCGGTGGGAACGCTCGAATCGTGCCTGCCGGGGGCGAAGACGGCGGCATCGGCACGTCGCCGGACACCATCCGCGAGGCAATCGAGGAGGCTGACGACGGTGACGGTGTGGTCGTCCTCGTGGACCTCGGGAGTGCAGTGATGAACACGGAACTCGCCATCGAGATGGCGACGGACGTGAACGCCGCCATCGCAGATGCGCCGATTCTCGAAGGCACGCTCAACGCCGCGGTGGAGACGACCAGTAAGAAGGCGACGCTTCAGTCTGTCGTCGAACGCGCCGAAGAGGCGCGTGAGTACCGAAAACTGAACTAA
- the ptsH1 gene encoding phosphocarrier protein HPr, which produces MERIVSVVPKDGLHARPASRFVETANSFDADVQLGRAGDDELVPAASMLAVTGLGVSHGEEVRLVADGDDAESALDALEEVLSTPESGDEE; this is translated from the coding sequence ATGGAACGAATCGTCTCTGTCGTCCCGAAAGACGGCCTCCACGCGCGCCCTGCCTCTCGTTTCGTCGAGACTGCCAACTCCTTCGACGCCGACGTACAACTGGGCCGCGCCGGCGACGACGAACTCGTCCCCGCGGCGAGTATGCTCGCGGTGACGGGACTAGGCGTCTCACACGGCGAAGAAGTGCGCCTCGTCGCCGACGGTGACGACGCAGAATCCGCACTCGACGCCCTCGAAGAAGTGCTCTCGACACCCGAATCGGGAGACGAAGAATAG
- the glpK gene encoding glycerol kinase GlpK: protein MSGETYVGAIDQGTTGTRFMVFDHDGKVVANAYEKHEQIYPEPGWVEHDANEIWENTKEVIQEALDDALLEPEQLEAIGITNQRETTVVWDRETGQPIHNAIVWQDRRTTDRIETLEADGKTDDVRHKTGLEPDAYFSATKAEWLLDNSDPIKLQRARPADVRERAEEGELAFGTIDTWLIYKLTGNHITDVTNASRTMLFNIHDMEWDDELLDEFNVPREMVPEVRPSSDDDHYGSTDASGFLGAEIPVAGALGDQQAALFGQTCFDAGDAKNTYGTGSFMLMNTGEEAVMSEHGLLTTVGFQRSGEPVQYALEGSIFITGAAIEWLEDMTLIEDAAESEKLARSVDSTDGVYFVPAFTGLGAPHWDQRARGTIVGMTRGTRREHIVRATLEAIAFQTRDVAEAMESDSDIDLSTLRVDGGAVKNNFLCQLQSNILDTEIVRPEVDETTALGAAYAAGLAVGYWETMDELRKNWQVDREFAPSNPQNVEHRYGRWKEAVDRSLDWARDTEE from the coding sequence ATGTCAGGAGAAACGTATGTCGGTGCCATCGACCAGGGCACCACTGGTACGCGGTTCATGGTGTTCGACCACGACGGCAAAGTGGTCGCGAACGCCTACGAAAAGCACGAACAGATATACCCCGAACCCGGTTGGGTCGAACACGACGCCAACGAGATTTGGGAGAACACGAAGGAGGTAATTCAGGAGGCGCTGGACGACGCGCTTCTCGAACCGGAGCAACTCGAAGCAATCGGTATCACGAACCAGCGCGAGACGACAGTCGTCTGGGACCGTGAGACAGGACAACCGATTCACAACGCCATCGTCTGGCAAGACCGACGGACGACAGACCGAATCGAGACGCTCGAAGCAGACGGCAAGACCGACGACGTTCGCCACAAGACGGGTCTCGAACCCGACGCCTACTTCTCTGCGACGAAGGCAGAGTGGTTGCTCGACAACTCTGACCCAATCAAGCTTCAGCGCGCACGACCCGCAGACGTTCGCGAACGCGCCGAAGAGGGGGAACTCGCGTTCGGTACCATCGACACGTGGCTCATCTACAAACTCACGGGGAACCACATCACGGACGTCACGAACGCCTCCCGGACCATGTTGTTCAACATCCACGACATGGAGTGGGACGACGAACTCTTAGACGAGTTCAACGTTCCGAGAGAGATGGTTCCGGAAGTCCGCCCGTCGTCCGACGACGACCACTACGGGTCGACCGACGCGAGTGGGTTCCTCGGCGCCGAGATTCCCGTCGCGGGTGCGCTCGGTGACCAGCAGGCCGCGCTGTTCGGCCAGACCTGTTTCGACGCGGGTGACGCGAAGAACACCTACGGGACCGGTTCGTTCATGCTGATGAACACCGGCGAAGAGGCGGTCATGTCCGAACACGGCCTCCTCACAACCGTCGGCTTCCAGCGCTCCGGCGAACCTGTCCAGTACGCACTCGAAGGTTCCATCTTCATCACGGGTGCCGCAATCGAGTGGCTCGAAGACATGACCCTCATCGAGGACGCCGCGGAGTCCGAGAAACTCGCCCGCTCTGTCGACTCGACGGACGGCGTGTACTTCGTTCCTGCCTTCACCGGCCTTGGTGCCCCGCACTGGGACCAGCGCGCCCGTGGGACCATCGTCGGCATGACCCGCGGTACCCGCCGCGAGCACATCGTCCGCGCGACGCTCGAAGCAATCGCGTTCCAGACGCGTGACGTCGCCGAGGCAATGGAGTCCGACAGCGACATCGACCTCTCGACGCTCCGCGTCGACGGCGGTGCAGTCAAGAACAACTTCCTCTGCCAACTCCAGTCGAACATCCTCGACACGGAAATCGTCCGTCCCGAAGTCGACGAGACGACGGCGCTCGGTGCTGCGTACGCCGCCGGCCTCGCCGTCGGGTACTGGGAGACGATGGACGAACTCCGCAAGAACTGGCAGGTCGACCGAGAGTTCGCACCGTCGAACCCGCAGAACGTCGAACACCGCTACGGCCGTTGGAAAGAAGCAGTCGACCGGTCGCTCGACTGGGCGCGGGACACCGAGGAATGA